A stretch of Eleutherodactylus coqui strain aEleCoq1 chromosome 9, aEleCoq1.hap1, whole genome shotgun sequence DNA encodes these proteins:
- the LOC136578612 gene encoding uncharacterized protein, with the protein MPSLWNLLSTPHLHEDHGGGCSLPKAEVDPNNPIPGRHTNHSRVQGTPSRELGNSAQPVTVPRLDHKLGEVQPKPQHGEGVFRHNTRLRGPMLLPPRGKGAENSAHGKILYAETVMHNPGGYVSPRKSNIMHPGGSMGTGTYQTPASSSPRSMGRQASFVRKQNTDQELGKGILTLVDVPKKSKKRSPLDIAPGSTDHDRCKLLGVGGARRRPAPTGPMATADEASILKLQGATSNLEGPAAPGGDGKKPTYTGTVGQHHGSGPYPTPGGHEVTSSAKYRAKDISLGGGPHHLTVSGTLKGISESKSRLPQPGALRPRGMVLIPGGIPDSDGQMGSPANRPIRVKTKRQGDELLLPQTGRPTDSGGRPEPGLGRRTGVRISPDPTNPKGTTALQVTTVHPDPCGSLLAKKELVQPPERLEHPGASYPSGSRESPNAGTPELPRRKQTSSNSLVTEESILRGRGFSSKVVRTLMASRKETTNRIYQRIWRRFTSWRQERGSSGSSADVPLILDFLQDGLDMGLAPSTLRVQTAALSALFDTKLSGDRWINRFLAAADRLRPRSTNICPDWNLNLVLRAMTGDPFEPMEGLSLKMLTVKTIFLVAISSARRVSELQALSIRHPLLKITDTKLVFKTDPTFLPKVVSPFHRAHDIIIPSFYNHPKDESERTLSFLDVRRAVLTYIEATGPWRQDDNLFVQYSGPNKGKKAAKSSIARWIRLAISESYKALGMEAPSALKAHSTRAVATSWAEHGSASVEQICKAAVWKKPHTFVKHYRVKVQLDEDMSFGRKVLSAAIPP; encoded by the coding sequence ATgccttccctttggaatctcctcagcaccccgcatcttcacgaagatcatggcggaggttgcagcctacctaaggcagaGGTCGATCCTAATAATCCCATACCTGGACGACATACTAATCATAGCCGAGTCCAGGGAACGCCTAGTAGAGAACTTGGCAACAGTGCTCAGCCTGTTACAGTTCCTAGGTTGGAtcataaattgggagaagtccagcctaaaccccagcacggagaaggtgtttttaggcataacactcgactcagaggcccaatgctccttcctccccgagGCAAAGGGGCAGAAAATTCGGCACATGGTAAAATCCTTTATGCAGAGACGGTCATGCacaatccgggaggctatgtcTCTCCTAGGAAGTCTAACatcatgcatcccgggggtagcatgggcaCAGGCACATACCAGACCCCTGCAAGCAGCAGTCCTCGCAGCATGGGACGGCAGGCAAGCTTCGTTAGAAAACAGAATACAGATCAGGAACTTGGTAAGGGTATCCTTACGCTGGTGGACGTCCCCAAGAAATCTAAAAAAAGGAGTCCACTGGATATTGCACCCGGCAGTACAGATCACGACAGATGcaagctcctgggggtggggggcgcacgtcggagaccagctcctacagggcccatggccacCGCAGACGAAGCATCAATCCTCAAACTACAGGGAGCTACAAGCAATCTGGAAGGCCCTGCAGCACCTGGGGGAGACGGTAAGAAACCAACATATACGGGTACTGTCGGACAACACCACGGCAGTGGCCCATATCCGACaccaggggggcacgaggtcACCAGCTCTGCAAAGTATCGCGCAAAGGATATttcgctgggcggagggccgcatcATCTCACTGTCAGCggtacacttaaagggatctctgaatcaaagagcagacttcctcagccgggggcgcttagacccaggggaatggtccttatcccaggaggcattccggatAGTGACGGACAAATGGGGTCTCCCGCAAATAGACCTATTCGCGTCAAAACAAAACGCCAAGGTGacgaacttcttctccctcagacgggAAGACCAACCGACAGCGgtggacgccctgagccaggaCTGGGGAGGAGAACTGGCGTACGCATTTCCCCCGAtcccactaatcccaagggtactacagcacttcaggtcacaaccgtgcaccctgatccttgtggctcccttttggccaagaaggagctggttcagcctccTGAGAGACTtgagcatccaggagccagtTACCCTTCCGGCTCAAGAGAATCTCCTAACGCAGGGACCCCTGAACTACCCCGACGTAAGCAGACTTCATCTAACAGCTTggttactgaagaatccatactgagggGCAGGGGATTCTCAAGCAAGGTAGTCAGAACGCTAATGGCAAGCAGGAAAGAGACTACCAACCGCATATACCAGAGAATCTGGAGGAGGTTTACCTCTTGGAGACAAGAGAGAGGCTCCTCAGGCAGCAGTGCGGACGTCCCTCTGATCCTGGACTTTCTACAGGacggcctggatatgggcctcgccccaagcaccctaagagtccaaacggcagcccttagcgccctgtTTGACACTAAGTTATCCGGGGACAGGTGGATCAATAGATTCCTGGCAGCGGCAGATAGGCTTCGACCCAGGTCCACCAATATttgcccagactggaaccttaatttagTCTTGAGGGCCATGACAGGGGACCCCTTCGAACCAATGGAGGGGCTCTCATTAAAAATGCTCACAGTAAAAACTATCTTCCTAGTGGCAATTTCCTCAGCCAGGCGGGTCAGCGAGCTACAGGCCCTATCCATACGCCACCCGCTCCTCAAGATTACAGATACCAAGTTAGTCTTTAAAACAGACCCGACCTTTTTGCCTAAGGTGGTATCCCCATTCCATAGGGCCCATGACATAATAATACCCTCGTTCTATAATCACCCAAAAGACGAGAGCGAGCGAACCCTAAGCTTTTTGGACGTCAGAAGAGCAGTCTTGACGTACATCGAGGCCACAggcccatggaggcaggacgacaacctgttcgtccaataTTCAGGCCCTAATaagggaaagaaagcagccaaaagctctatagccaggtggattcGCCTGGCCATTAGCGAGTCATATAAGGCTTTGGGGATGGAGGCCCcctcggctcttaaagcccattccacaagggcagtagcgacctcatgggccgagcatggctcggcatcagtagagcaaatatgtaaggcagcagtatggaaaaagccccatactttcgtcaaacactacagggtaaaggtgcagctagacgaggacatgtccttcggtcgtaaggtcctctcagcggcaatcccaccctag